TTCTTGAGGCTGGCGCCATTTGCGCCGAGCGTACCTTCGACGGTGACCGCTGCCATTATGCTGCACTGAACCTTCGTGTTCGGAGGCTCCTGAAGGCCTTTGAGGCCCGGCCGCCGCCGCTTGGACCGCTTCCTGGAGCGTTGAGGGATACTTTTCTTGGTTGTTTGGCGAATCGCAGGTCGTTTCTGGAGCAGTGTGAGGAGACTGGTGTGGCCGCTTGGGGTGCAGGTCAGGTGCTTGATGAAATGCATCTGAGAtgtgtttcttcttttttgtttttgttttactttgtttgtttgattgtagTTGATAAAGTTGAGGCTTTTTGGTTGATAAAGTTGGTTcctttttggtgtttggatgcTGGATATTAAAACTTAGGAGGAGCTCAATGCTTGTTTGCTTTTCCCTTTTAAAAGCATGATATTTGTGTTAGTTATCTTCTTTGTAGCTTCTATTGAAGTGCATGTCATTCTGTGTTTGTGTTTTCTGTTGATAGTGAAACAGTTCTGTTCTTTCTGTAACCGAGCTACGTAAACTTAGAGCATAATGATTTTGTTGTCTAAGAGTCTTTTTGCTTGCAAATGCTACTAGGTAGTGCAATTGGATTAATTTAACACTAGATGTGGAGGTGTAGATTTCTGTTTGCAAGGAATGATTTTTGTGTCAAGCAACCAGTGTGAAGTTTCGGTATTtgcatttgtttgtttgttttgtttgatagTGTAACAATTCAGTTCACAAGCAGCATTCATTGATTGGAGTTTTGTGCCCGATCCAATCTATCCGACTGAGCAATCAGAGTCGTCAGCATTAACTGGATTTTGTATTGAACAGGTGACTTATTGTTAAATGATGGCACCGAATCTAGCTCATTTCCGCCTGATATTACATTCTATGTGGATGGGAGACCCATTGAAGCACACAGAGTTATATTTAAGTGCACGATCACCTTTCTTTAAGAGGAAGTTTGAGAATGattggaaggagaagaaggaagtGAGATTCTCGGGCCAGAAGTTGTCTTATGTTGCATTGTATAGTTTGATCCATTTCTTCTATTCTGATAGACTAGAGATTGCGGTGGATGACATGGAAGATCTTGTAAGGACATGTAAAGCGTGCAGGTGCAATGAATTGCAGACAATTCTCAAGAAGGAATTGATGCATCAAAAATATGCAGAATATAAATCATTGCGAGACGTTGATAATTCTCAGAAAAGGTTTATTTTGCAAGGTTCATCGCTACCTGAGCAGTATAGGCTTCCTTCTGCCTTGAATCACATTCTACAAACTTCTCTTGCTAATTCGAGCTGCCAAAACATAAGCCCTGATGCATTTGAGGAGAAAGTTAGCCAAATTGGTGATGATCTCGCTGATGTTTGCATAAAGGTCAGTGAAAAGATCTTCCGCTCCCACCAAGTGATCCTAGCTTCAAGATCAGAGTATTTCAAAGCGAGGCTGTCTCGAATGACAGGTTTCCTTGAAGGGAATGGTAGGTTTCCTAGCTGCTCTCTTCCCTTTCTAGAAGTAAATGATTTGAGCACAGAGGCATTTGAGAAGATGGTGGAATACATGTAAGGGCTCAATTTCTCAAACAATGAAGTTGATgtttataatttgtttgattattgttTCTGAGTTTGTAACTGTACTCAGGTACACAGATAGTTTGAAGGAAATGGACCCTGATCTGGTAATTTTCCATGAAGCTAGAAAACACTGCACCAAAGAGTGTTTGTATTTGTGTGTCTGTTGGTCAACTGAAGTGAATGtgtttaatttcttaattttgtagGCTGAGGAAATATTTGATGCTGCTTCAAGATACTTACTCTTTCCTCTTAAGCGGACTGCTGCCGATGCACTCTTACCACACTTGGAAACGGTCTCACCTGCAGAACTTTGCCATTGGCTGATATTATCAGacatgtatgtttttttaaaatacagcTTCTTGGAATGTGTTTGGTCTGGTATAAAATtccatttttattatactcCATCGCTCATAcattcatttattatatatccttCAATCATCACTGTTTTCATCTGCTGAAATGCCTGATGAATCGATGATGATGTTTATGCTTGGAATGCTTATTTTTGTGAATGATTTGATTCAATGAATTAGTGGCTGGAACCCAAGCTTTGCATAATTTAACTCAAAATCAATGTGCTAGTTACTCCTAAAATGTCACTAGTAGATATTCCATAGAGATGATTTATACCTTTGCAGAATCTTCACTCATGGCTAACTTGAAACACACTGCACATTTATTCAAGAAAACTTTGACTCAGGGAAGTAGCTATCACTCTTTGATTGAAACTATTAACAAAGGCTGAAGTATATGGTCTAGGCTCGTATTATGCTGGATCAACGTTAAACTTTGATACAGAATCAGCGATGTCCCTCCAAAAGCAATGTTGTTATATGTCCGTTGTGCATGAAACATGCTTTTGTATTAGGATCCTGCATTGTGAACCGCATTTTGAATAACTGATGATGTTATTTATCTTCAAATCCCTGTCTAAAAGGTTCTTCCCTGTCATCAAATACTTCTGACCCATGTTTTCATTGTGAACTGTCAGTTGCAATCTTTTGCTGATGCTCTTTCCTTGTCATTTGATTACATTATTTCAGGTATGGTGTCATTAAAATAAGGGAATATTGCTTAGATGTCATTGCTTGTAATTTTGAGACATTTGCTGATACAAGAGAGTTCCGAGCAATGCTGCTAACACTTCCACCCCCTTCTGGAGACTCCTCATTTCGCACTACCGTACCAAGTGCTCCCTGGATTCGGGGGTAACTCTGATCAGGGAAATCTTCTTGATGACTTGCGAGAGAAGTGGCTTGAAGCTGAAGCTGCTGAGCTTGACAAGAGAGATGAGAGTGCTGCATTGTTTGACAAGCGACTAGAGATGTTAGTCCAAGTAGCAGAGCATGAAACAAACGAAGCCAATGGAGATTCAGCGGAAAAGAAGCATCTTGATGAATTGTCTCAGCGCTTGAGCGATGAAAGTTTCTGCGCAGAAAAACATAATGAAGCATCATAATGAGTCACTGTTTTGTTCGTCTCTTATTTTTCTGATCAGTGTTTTGTATGACCAGAAAAGAGCAAGATCTTTGGAGAATTTGTTGTAATGCATTACATTCTCTTGTTTATAGAGCAAAATAAAAATCGTCAGGTTTCTCTCATGGTCcttttatgtgaaaattgtTGGTTTTTCTTTCAATTGAATACTGCAGGATTTTGCTGCATGAATTGACTCTTCACATTTTTATGCCAAGAATTTTTAATTCTAATACGTTACACCAAAATGTTGGGAACTTAGAAACTGAACCAACCGGACCGATCTGGCTTGGTTCAGCCTTTGATTTCTGGAGGTTAGTTTTCAGTATGATTTGCACTATTttcaatagagaaaaaaatgaataagtTGTACATTTTTGTGATGTTATAGAGTAAGTTTGGATTTTTCctgtggttgaagatgattaCAACATGATTTCAGATTGAGAGATTTCAGTTGGATTCTTGTTCTTCCCAGTTTCCGTTGCATATATGATCGAAAAGCAAGTGAAAgtataaaagaaaatgatgggCACTGTTGGTGTTCTCATTTCTGATCCCTTGCTGCAGAACCAGTTCACCAGATGGAGCTCCGACGTCTTAAATCCAAAGTGAGCAAACAATTCTTCTACtgttatttttttccatataaaaTTGCAACCATGTTATTTGCACTCGGAGAGAACTaaatttttcactggtaaatcTACCCGGGAAAGATATCACGCAGGCAAATAAAAGCTTATACTTGGTAAGTTGGTTTTGTTCGAATGTTGAAATTGTAATCATTGCATGAATGCTTGCGTATTTGAGTTCATAACATTTATCTGCAATTTCTGAATTAATTCCTAAATGatactattttttttggaaagtaaATCAGAAGTTGATTCTCACTCTTATGGCAGGCATAATGTACTGGAGCCTGCAGTAATCTACAAAAACATCGGCGGCTTTTGAGCCTACTGAGTATTGCATCCCTGAATGAACATTGAATGATTTTATCGGTGAAGCTTCTCATAACtgtatctttttttcttctgcTTTTTTATCCCAGGGAAAGGAAACATggatataaaaagagaaaaaaatagaatgtatcAAAAATTTTCATGAATGCAAACAGAATGCAATTGAAAGTGAAGGTTTCATGTAGTTTTCATAACAAAATAGAGTGTAAAACAACAGCAAACATGAATGACAATAGAAATCACAATGACTCACAGAACAAGCATCAAACAAGCAGAAATGGCAGCAGCCAAATAACTGAAGACACCAATGCTGATAACATTGGAAGCTGAAGGTGATGCAGTATTTGCAGATCCTGATGACTTTGGAGCGAGATTGTTCACCGATGGAGCCAAATCAGAAGGCGGAGTGAGATCGGAAACAGGAGTGGGAGCGGGAGCGGGAGCTGGCGGAAGAGGTGGAGCAGTACCGAAGATTGCTGCCGGAATTAGAACACTATCAATCTGATAAACAGCCGCTGGATATGCAGAATACACACTGCTACTGATTTTCGGATTCGACCACCCGGAATTTCACTCTGATAAGCCCTGAAGCATCAGTGACATTAAGAGTGTTCTGCCCACCGGCAAATGTGCTCACAGGATTGCTATTGCTTAGGTTCTTGAAATCAGTAAAAGAGTAGTATTTTGGGAATGCATGGTACAAAAGCAGTGTCTTGAGCTGATCTTGAGTGATGTTTGAGAGTGAAGGCTTCTTAAGAGAAGAGAATGCTGAATCTTTAGGAACAAAGATGGTAATTCCTTGCACTGTGTTGTTAGCTTGGTCTTGGAATGTTTGCAGGACTTGAGTCTGAGTCAAATACTTGAGGAAGGTATGGAAAGGGCCGGCATTGGTGAGAAGTTCAGTAAGGTTAACAAACTCCGGGCCGGGAGACGGTGCCGGGGGTAGAGTTTCGACAGTTTTAGCCATGGTTAACGGTGCCGAAACAATTAACAGTGTGGTCACTACTAGCATTGTTGCTAATGCCATTGATTCAAAACTCTTTTGATCTGCTGAGAATAATTACTTAAGATTTAGAATGTGCAAATGCAGTGCTTTGTCAGATCTCATTGAATGCAGCAGCAAAGTTAATTTGATCACAAGCAGCTCATGAACAAGATAACATAAATTACTGAAACTGATTCCTTCTGTTTCCTGATtttttacagaaaaaaaaaccatccaaATTCCTAACAATATCTAAAACAAACACAAGCAACAAAGAACTAAACTAACACATTGACATCTTCTGAGACAAATGCAGatcaagaacaaaaaataatacaagaaaaggAACATTACCTGTGGAgtgagaagatggagaagaatggCAATGGAGACCAGTGAATGGAGTAGCAAATGGATTTATAAAAGGATTGAGAAGTACAAGGCCATCTTTTTTTCTCACTTGTTTTTCTCTCTAAAGGTAGGGGCAGCAGCAAAGAAACAGCTACTTTTCAAAGTCTGCAGGACAACCAATGCCTGTGCTGGGATTGCAAAGCATTCAttaatttaagtaattttttaattgttcaaTTCTTCCACAACTTTGCATTCAATAACTCTCATTAATtgcagaaattaaaatttaattatagtaaataaaaaaagaaagaaagaatcagGGACCACACAATGGCATGAACTTCTTTCCTCCTCAATCAATACCTGCACCATTAATGGACAAACTCCATTCACATGTTTTCAAGTGTTTGGCTCTTTCCATTTGATGGTCTTCTTCACAAACCATGTGagtttctcttctctttcttttccattgTGTTTACCAAGACATTAGTTGTAACATAAACAGTTGTTTAGTTGCAGCAAACTttgaattttcaacaaaaatatcattatattaAAAGATCATCGGAATTTTTTTTCCGTTACATTTATCTACATTGCTCACACTTcacttcaaattcaaaatgcaaTGCAGAAACAAGGATGACATAAATTATGAAGTTTTTTCAAACAATGTAAAACAATGGCACACAATGATGATCCTTTAAGTCACTTGTAAATCATCAGTCCAGGATCGATGACCATTCTTTGCGAATATCGAAAGTGTAATTGAGCTCTAAGTAGCATTTCCCGTCATCATCGACAAACTGTAACAACAAATTCAAATCGATCAGAAAACATGTCTCTTTTGAGAAATTGTACATATTATGTAACTTGAATCCAACAGTACTGCAGTAAAATTTGTTTCTTCTAAGAATTGTTGGAATAATCAATCATTGAAACACGtcgtattatatatataatacgatatgataaaaaataccTTTGTTTTTGCAGAGTAAGATCCTCGAGCAAAAATACCGGACGGAGTAGTGTCTTCCGGCACCTCACAAATGTAAGGCTCAACTTGAGGACTAAAAGTCCCTAACATTTCCTTTGTGCTATCAACTATAACAAGAAAGAACAAGATCCATTCAAGACATTACACAAAGCGATGATCAAAAGATCGATGTAATAAGACAATAAAGACAAGCTAGCTCACCCTTAACACCAGTTTTCCAAACTGCATTGATATATTTCAAGCCAGAAACAATGTTATTGTTAACAGAGaaagtgaatttgagtttataCTGACTGCCTTCTTTCAGAGTAAACCATAAGCCCTTTGAGTTAGGAATGACAGGAATTGGAAGAACAATGTCAGGTCTACCAGGAGATTGAATTGAAAGGCTCATGATCTTCACTTCTGGTTCTAAATTTTCTACAcaatttattgaataatgatAAGCGTATTAATACTGAAATTTAGTACACAAACTGTATTTTCTGCAAATTGAGGTACCTCCAACAGAAGTAAGGTCCACACTGCCTAAAAGCTGCTCTTTCCACCTTCTCAGACTTTCATCATCCTGTAAACACAAAGagaaacacaaaaaaagtaGATCAAATAATCATAGCAACCAAAGAAAttaagaatgaaagaaagagagagagaagataAAAACCTTATCTTTTTCAAATTGATCCTTGAGGCTGAGTTGAGGACCAAGATCAAGACCTTTGATACCtttctcatcatcatcctcttcttcttcttcttcatcctcagTTGCATACAGGGATGTTTCACTCAATTTCCTGGGAATATTCAGATTCAGATTGAGATTCAGGCTCAGATTGAGCTTGTCCTGTTCCTCCTCCTGCTCACACTTAGCTTcacatctttttctcatctacTTCTTTCCTTGCCAAGACTCCATTTTTGTCCTTGTTCTCATCAAAGCCCATGTCTTTTGAGCAGCTTGAGAGAGCTCCAACAGCCAAAGACATAGCACATCAACAGCAGCACAAACAGTTCAAAATGAAGAGAAATCAAACACACCAACGGTCAAGAACACAAAAAGGTGCCACCTTTGAGAAGATAAAGaacccaaaacaacaaaaagaaacaagataGAAAGACAAAagcaaagataaacaaaagaagaagaagaagactaagAAAGACTCATAGGaagactaaaaaaaacaaaaaagatgaaatttttatagaaaaaaaaaaggaaagagagcAGAGTCACTGAGGATTGGTTTAGCAAAGAGAACCCATAAGGCGAAGAGCATCCAAGAGAACAGAGCTAAAACTTGAAAGCATGAGCAATGGCTTTAGCAAAGAGAGCAACAAGGCATCATTGGCAGAACCTCAAAAGAGAATCATGCTCACTGCTAAAGAGCAAcaagtgtgtgtgtgagagagagagaagtggTGAGATCGTGAGGAGCACTTAGAGCATGGCATGGCCATGGACCCATTCTACAGTGTGTGTGAGTTGTACTGCCATTTTGGGTGCAcagagagagacagagacagagagagagaagcCATCACTGCAGCatgttcttatttgtttttcttttttttctttctttctttatttgttccaaAAAGATGGTGAAAGTTCATGATGCTCACCtaattatattgaaaaataaatatataaatacatatatatatttatttgataaaaataaataaatcactactTCATTCATTACCAAAGCGACTTGGAAACTTTAACGATACTCCCGGCCTCCCTCAGAGGAGATGCGAGCTCGATTCCCCGACCGCCTCCCGGCTCAAGAGGGTGAGGAGCGTCGCATGCCCTCGCCTCACAGACGCCTCCCGAAGGTTAGCGCCTGCCCTACCTCAAAAAAAAACTACTTCATTCATTCATAACAgaataaacacaaaaacaaataaaaaattagtctACTGGAATTGAATATAATGACACCGAgaaaataatttgtaattaatttggTGTAAGGCATAACTAAATCTAGTGTTAGTTGACATATAATGAgaatcacttgagatcttacaAACTCCatgtcttttttaaaataaatatctattttattttatttttaatccaaactcATATTTATGTTGGGTTCAgaatctaaataataaaaaatattattttggtctttaaattatatgaaaatattcaattaaaTGGTCTTTATATAGTTTAATGATGAAAATGGTAGTTAATATTTGAGTCTATTTTTGGCTTGATTTTATGAGTTAGATATTcaataagatattaaaaaaagaaagaaagaagccatcACTACCCTCAaactgtttttttatttctaatttgtctttaaaaaaataaaaacctttttttttttttattcaaaagcaCTTTCTAACATTTAGTCTGTAAATCTAATTGATTTTTAagggtttttaataaatctcttcatcattttatttaaaaataaataaataaaacatagatgacctttaataaatatttcccgtttctttttatctgttgtGGTTAACTAAATCTCATGAATCAAAACTtgattatttcataaaattttataaaaaatttttttcaaaattacccttaatatatatcttcatatttatctcttatatttaattttaaaaagataattgaataaagtgttaaaagtaatttaaaaaaaaatattaaatactttttaatttaaaaaaatgataacatggatttatgataaataaaaaaagagagagtatggtttatttatttattttttttaaaaaaattttgaatagcATTATATAACTCAATCATTTATagaacaattatttatttatttatttaaaatattgttgcATATTGCCTCATACAATGAGTTTGGTTGATTTATGATTGGAGAGTGGGTGAattgatttcattttcaatCATTTCAAGGCAAATAATTGATAGCGATTTTTTAAGGTAAGcaacaatttattaattttatttatcttgtgCACGTCTTGCGAGAATAATAAtagtacaaaatttttaaaaaaattttcaacaatttCCCTACCAAAATCAGTAATAATAACTCataatttttggaaattatAGTCCTTGCTCTCTaatcttcttaaaaaaattcaacaatattttttttaataaagacaaTAATCGGTGCCTCTTAAAAAGTTGTCAAGAGACAAATAGATATAGTAGCATATCAATTACCGTGGCTTAATCAACTCCTTAAAGATATTTTAATTCAGCAAGACATCAAATTGGATAATTAAAGTTTGCATGCACAACCCAGAAAGATTTTTAAGAATCAAACTAACCTAATAGATTCCtttattatgcaatttttaagGGAATAGAAATGATATTTGCCCACAAAAAACCGAATAAATAGTATTGCTACATTATTTCTATAGTATTACACACAATGTGACAATACTGCTAATACAAGAATTTGACCTTTGGGTCTGCTTATTCACTATTTAAGTAATAATCCACTGTATTAGGCagatagttattaaaaaaaaataattaaaaaaaattgttttgagacatctataaaaattatatttatttatatattaaaaaaaggttttatttacttatatactgTTTTAGTTGAAAATCAACTTATAAGTTTTATAAAAGTATAGTGCAAgtaaatactttttattttcagaaaatttaaatttatatattgtccattgcttttgttACTCTATATATGTTAGcaatagttttaatttttattattatttaggaaaaaaatttaaacgtgacttgtaatttttttaaaaaaaattcactcatTTACTGTATTAATTATACTCatttaatagaaataaatgccacgaattttaatgaatttggtCCCGGAGATAAAGATAAGATGCtgacttttattattttatagtgCCAAGCACATTAACAAAAACGCCCTTATTATTCCATCTAATTCCATGACGCATTATTTACATacctttttcattaaaaattaacttaataaaCAGAATGAAGACTTACTATTCAAACCCTACATCATCGGGTGAGAGTGCACATATGTCCCTTGTGTATTTAGCTCTTGTCGTTTTtgtcaaaaatcataaaaacaaaaccatagTGCTAACGATGGTGAAGGTTAAGTGTGCTTGTACGTACTCAAAGTACTgaagtagaagaagaacaaggttaAGTAGTtggttcctttatatatatatgttttaattaagtggTTTCAGAAAGTTGTGGATCTATAAGACTTTGTTGTTCGTGTTGATggatgtagtagttactgtagtTTAATCGTTGAGtcatgtgtttgtttggtttgaagatAAGGTGGAGAGTTGCTATtctgttttcctttttgtttgaaatttgatatttaaatcttttttatttatttgataagaggcagagagttttttttttttagtattttaatttgattaaatgaGACAAGTTACTTGTAGCCCATTGACAGTGTTACAATGCAGTTATCGGTAAAACGTAAAATCTACTCTGCAGTAAAGTATTGTATACTATAGCATTAGTGctattcatcattatttttggGCTCAGATATTGTTTATACGTGATAGGTCTTTTATGAGAGGTGTTATATTTTTCCTCTTTAGAGCTTGCATAACggagaatttattaatttggtttgatttttgaaaatcttctaAGCCCATGTGATACTTAGTTgacttaataaatttttatatgattgaATTAATAAATCACTGTAATTTATCTAGTACCATATctgtttattttttgacaatattttaataagatGGCACTTgctgtttttattcaaataataataataataataataataataataataataataataataatattagtcaAGGTTCGGGTCTGAAGTCATGTAATTAATATACCATACAGTTTTTTTTTCGGGTGGCCAGATATTATTCTTAGTTTTTGCAAAGAAAGTGcatataaatattcaaaaataaaagtgagTTGTTGGATGGAGGATATAGAACTTCAAGCATAcaatgaaaaatgaattaatgaatGTTGACCTCTATTCAGACCACGTATATATTCAGAGAACAACATCATCATGTTTGACATTAACTTTGTTCAGGATCGACTATAAAAATTCGGTcactaaaaaaatacacaacttagaaaataaaagttaaaaactgGTGCACTAAAGATCAGAATGTCTCGCTCGATCAAAAGCTACTGAGCAGAGAtccattcattttaaatttcataaaagGTTTCATCATCATGGTGGTAGAGTTCCAACACAAAAAGATCCAATAGGATAACATAGTACAAAAGTTAACTTAATAATTACTACATCA
This portion of the Dioscorea cayenensis subsp. rotundata cultivar TDr96_F1 chromosome 3, TDr96_F1_v2_PseudoChromosome.rev07_lg8_w22 25.fasta, whole genome shotgun sequence genome encodes:
- the LOC120282191 gene encoding LOW QUALITY PROTEIN: BTB/POZ domain-containing protein At2g04740 (The sequence of the model RefSeq protein was modified relative to this genomic sequence to represent the inferred CDS: deleted 2 bases in 2 codons), whose protein sequence is MDEPNRPEWSIDPDLDGIDVDPDDAVSSLPLKSVPAGDLFEAARAGDRDRLRLLLDAGANVNARDRWDSSALYYACLAGHVEAARMLLEAGAICAERTFDGDRCHYAALNLRVRRLLKAFEARPPPLGPLPGALRDTFLGCLANRRSFLEQCEETGVAAWGAGDLLLNDGTESSSFPPDITFYVDGRPIEAHRVILSARSPFFKRKFENDWKEKKEVRFSGQKLSYVALYSLIHFFYSDRLEIAVDDMEDLVRTCKACRCNELQTILKKELMHQKYAEYKSLRDVDNSQKRFILQGSSLPEQYRLPSALNHILQTSLANSSCQNISPDAFEEKVSQIGDDLADVCIKVSEKIFRSHQVILASRSEYFKARLSRMTGFLEGNGRFPSCSLPFLEVNDLSTEAFEKMVEYMYTDSLKEMDPDLAEEIFDAASRYLLFPLKRTAADALLPHLETVSPAELCHWLILSDMYGVIKIREYCLDVIACNFETFADTREFRAMLLTLPPPSGDSSFRTTVPSAPGFGGNSDQGNLLDDLREKWLEAEAAELDKRDESAALFDKRLEMLVQVAEHETNEANGDSAEKKHLDELSQRLSDESFCAEKHNEAS
- the LOC120249282 gene encoding LOW QUALITY PROTEIN: fasciclin-like arabinogalactan protein 7 (The sequence of the model RefSeq protein was modified relative to this genomic sequence to represent the inferred CDS: deleted 1 base in 1 codon), with amino-acid sequence MALATMLVVTTLLIVSAPLTMAKTVETLPPAPSPGPEFVNLTELLTNAGPFHTFLKYLTQTQVLQTFQDQANNTVQGITIFVPKDSAFSSLKKPSLSNITQDQLKTLLLYHAFPKYYSFTDFKNLSNSNPVSTFAGGQNTLNVTDASGLIRVNSGWSNPKISSSVYSAYPAAVYQIDSVLIPAAIFGTAPPLPPAPAPAPTPVSDLTPPSDLAPSVNNLAPKSSGSANTASPSASNVISIGVFSYLAAAISACLMLVL
- the LOC120282827 gene encoding rho GDP-dissociation inhibitor 1 isoform X2 — encoded protein: MSLAVGALSSCSKDMGFDENKDKNGVLARKEEEEQDKLNLSLNLNLNLNIPRKLSETSLYATEDEEEEEEDDDEKGIKGLDLGPQLSLKDQFEKDKDDESLRRWKEQLLGSVDLTSVGENLEPEVKIMSLSIQSPGRPDIVLPIPVIPNSKGLWFTLKEGSQYKLKFTFSVNNNIVSGLKYINAVWKTGVKVDSTKEMLGTFSPQVEPYICEVPEDTTPSGIFARGSYSAKTKFVDDDGKCYLELNYTFDIRKEWSSILD
- the LOC120282827 gene encoding rho GDP-dissociation inhibitor 1 isoform X1: MRKRCEAKCEQEEEQDKLNLSLNLNLNLNIPRKLSETSLYATEDEEEEEEDDDEKGIKGLDLGPQLSLKDQFEKDKDDESLRRWKEQLLGSVDLTSVGENLEPEVKIMSLSIQSPGRPDIVLPIPVIPNSKGLWFTLKEGSQYKLKFTFSVNNNIVSGLKYINAVWKTGVKVDSTKEMLGTFSPQVEPYICEVPEDTTPSGIFARGSYSAKTKFVDDDGKCYLELNYTFDIRKEWSSILD